One part of the Mya arenaria isolate MELC-2E11 chromosome 3, ASM2691426v1 genome encodes these proteins:
- the LOC128227627 gene encoding transmembrane protein 272-like: protein MATNPKDIEAQLSEESPPPAYDSTANNAPPKYTSPDALPPSYDSLYGKVKAAKTDSDGHVDFCKKLLIILCSTIGCTILIAIVLAIPVTMIVMGAVHKDNCPAERMIPIYLIVGGAFGIVKNLSSLMQRCMNKDKEDGDEQNAKTNPFDSILNCFLFAWFIAGNVWIYRTKDEWTSDPVAANYCDPSLYWFAFWLTTSTYILMGTMCCCICFGGILATCCGAISGEK from the exons ATGGCAACCAACCCGAAAGATATC GAGGCCCAGCTGTCTGAGGAGAGCCCGCCCCCAGCATATGATTCAACTGCAAACAACGCGCCCCCAAAATACACCTCTCCAGATG CCCTGCCACCTTCCTACGATTCTTTGTACGGCAAGGTGAAAGCAGCGAAGACTGACTCTGATGGCCATGTTGACTTTTGCAAGAAACTCCTCATCATCCTCTGCAGTACAA TTGGCTGCACCATCCTCATTGCTATTGTTCTGGCTATCCCGGTCACTATGATTGTAATGG GTGCTGTGCACAAGGACAACTGCCCTGCGGAGAGGATGATCCCTATCTACCTGATTGTGGGTGGGGCATTCGGCATTGTGAAGAACCTGTCGAGCCTCATGCAGCGCTGTATGAACAAAGATAAGGAGGATGGAGATGAGCAGAACGCAAAAACAAACCCTTTTGATTCAATCCTCAACTGTTTCCTGTTTGCCTGGTTCATAGCTG GTAATGTGTGGATCTACCGTACAAAGGACGAGTGGACGAGTGACCCTGTCGCGGCCAATTACTGTGACCCATCCTTGTACTGGTTTGCGTTCTGGCTAACCACATCCACCTACATCCTCATGGGCACCATGTGCTGCTGTATCTGCTTTGGTGGCATCCTTGCCACCTGCTGCGGGGCTATATCAGGGGAAAAGTGA